The following proteins come from a genomic window of Candidatus Binatia bacterium:
- the ccmA gene encoding heme ABC exporter ATP-binding protein CcmA, whose protein sequence is MIAGASPSSGASGAVLSARGIRKRFDSRWILRDASVALAAGDVVLLAGRNGSGKTTLARILATLLEPDQGEVLFDGAPLKKSRREARRAMGFASHRPLLYLGLTPLENLSLFGKLTGVRRPDERALELLERLGMGAFARIPVERFSRGMLQRVSLARAFLGEPRLLLLDEPYTALDDDGTAELNGLIGEARDRGAATMIISHDRERLGALRTRLCLMQEGRVVEEGT, encoded by the coding sequence GTGATCGCAGGGGCTTCCCCGTCCTCGGGTGCCTCGGGCGCGGTTCTCAGCGCTCGGGGCATCCGAAAACGATTCGACTCGCGCTGGATCCTCCGGGACGCCTCGGTCGCGCTCGCGGCCGGTGACGTCGTCCTGCTGGCCGGCCGGAACGGCTCCGGCAAGACCACCCTCGCCCGCATCCTCGCCACCCTGCTCGAGCCCGACCAGGGGGAGGTCCTGTTCGACGGCGCGCCGCTGAAGAAGTCGCGCCGCGAGGCGCGGCGGGCGATGGGCTTCGCCTCGCACCGCCCCTTGCTCTACCTGGGGCTGACCCCTCTCGAGAACCTGAGCCTGTTCGGGAAGCTGACCGGCGTGCGCCGGCCGGACGAGCGAGCGCTGGAGCTATTGGAGCGGCTGGGGATGGGCGCCTTCGCCAGGATTCCCGTCGAGCGCTTCTCCCGCGGGATGCTCCAGCGGGTGTCGCTCGCCCGGGCCTTCCTGGGCGAGCCGCGGCTGTTGCTGCTGGACGAGCCCTACACCGCGCTCGACGACGACGGCACCGCGGAGCTGAACGGGCTGATCGGCGAGGCCCGCGACCGGGGGGCGGCGACGATGATCATCTCCCACGATCGCGAGCGCCTGGGGGCGCTCCGGACCAGGCTCTGCCTGATGCAGGAGGGGCGGGTCGTGGAGGAGGGGACGTGA
- a CDS encoding heme exporter protein CcmB — translation MSFLAVAMKDLRLYARDARFVATLLLFSASLVLILSVAFGPIFKDPAREASATLWAALFFAGVLGLTRSLDLEAESGGGDAMRLTGADPYAIYLGKTIANILILGGVFVLVLPIVSVFFDVGNLRVLPGVLGVAALGVVGYAAWGTLFAALARGLKARELLLSVLLFPSLVPLWIGAVKITHSLWAEGTAAPVQDWLKVMAVSDVLGLALAAFLYELIQEASE, via the coding sequence GTGAGCTTCCTGGCCGTCGCGATGAAGGATCTCCGGCTCTATGCGCGGGACGCGCGCTTCGTGGCCACGCTTCTTCTCTTCAGCGCCTCCCTCGTGCTGATCCTGAGCGTGGCGTTCGGGCCGATCTTCAAGGACCCGGCGCGCGAGGCCAGCGCGACCCTCTGGGCGGCGCTCTTCTTCGCCGGCGTGCTGGGGCTGACGCGCTCGCTCGACCTGGAGGCGGAATCGGGAGGGGGCGACGCGATGCGCCTGACCGGCGCCGACCCCTACGCCATCTATCTCGGGAAGACGATCGCCAACATCCTCATCCTCGGCGGCGTCTTCGTCCTGGTGCTCCCGATCGTGTCGGTCTTCTTCGACGTGGGCAACCTGCGCGTGCTCCCCGGGGTGCTCGGCGTTGCCGCGCTGGGAGTGGTCGGGTATGCTGCGTGGGGCACCCTCTTCGCCGCGCTGGCGCGGGGACTCAAGGCGCGCGAGCTCCTGCTCTCGGTCCTGCTCTTTCCGTCGTTGGTCCCGCTCTGGATCGGCGCCGTCAAGATCACCCACTCGTTGTGGGCGGAGGGAACCGCGGCGCCGGTCCAGGACTGGCTCAAGGTGATGGCGGTGTCGGACGTGCTGGGGCTGGCCCTGGCGGCGTTCCTGTACGAATTGATCCAGGAGGCGAGCGAATGA
- a CDS encoding cytochrome c biogenesis protein → MNANDPSWWRPLGRALWGAAFLLLAVSAWMILSKAPIEAQMGPVQKIVYVHVPSAIATLLAFGFTFACSIAYLTTKSWVWDAMAASACELGLVFATVVMVTGPLWARSAWNTWWTWEPRLTTFLILWILYAGYHVVRASLHSGAKRTVSSILGVVLFVNLPVVWMSIQWWRGSLHPQKVTMTGDMRATLLESMLAWIVFLAAAFVSRLRLEWAREAAMERENEMAPGLARHGRDPSGGGRVSA, encoded by the coding sequence ATGAACGCGAACGATCCGTCCTGGTGGCGGCCCCTGGGACGCGCGCTCTGGGGCGCGGCGTTCCTGCTGCTCGCGGTGTCGGCGTGGATGATCCTCTCCAAGGCTCCCATCGAAGCGCAGATGGGACCGGTGCAGAAGATCGTCTACGTCCACGTGCCGAGCGCGATCGCCACGCTGCTCGCGTTCGGGTTCACGTTCGCCTGCAGCATCGCCTATCTCACGACGAAGAGCTGGGTGTGGGACGCGATGGCGGCCTCGGCGTGCGAGCTGGGGCTGGTCTTCGCGACGGTCGTGATGGTGACCGGACCCCTCTGGGCCCGGTCGGCCTGGAACACCTGGTGGACCTGGGAGCCCCGTCTCACCACGTTCCTGATCCTCTGGATCCTGTACGCCGGCTACCACGTGGTGCGGGCATCCTTGCACTCCGGAGCCAAGCGCACGGTGTCGTCGATCCTCGGCGTCGTGCTGTTCGTGAACCTCCCGGTCGTCTGGATGTCGATCCAGTGGTGGCGCGGATCGCTGCATCCGCAGAAGGTCACCATGACGGGCGACATGCGCGCCACCTTGCTCGAATCGATGCTCGCCTGGATCGTCTTCCTGGCCGCGGCGTTCGTCTCGCGGCTCCGGCTGGAATGGGCGCGCGAGGCGGCGATGGAGCGGGAGAACGAGATGGCGCCGGGCCTGGCCCGGCACGGCCGCGACCCGTCCGGCGGGGGGAGGGTGTCGGCATGA
- a CDS encoding rhodanese-like domain-containing protein: MRDHFQEFEISPELVREMIEDGDDAVILLDVRDDWEWEVAHLEGAIHMPLDELGLRLNELDPHQEIVAYCHVGERSVDACLLLWENGFRKVRSMTGGIEAWSELVDPTVPKY; the protein is encoded by the coding sequence GTGCGCGACCACTTCCAGGAATTCGAAATCTCACCCGAGCTGGTGCGCGAGATGATCGAGGATGGCGACGACGCCGTCATCCTCCTCGACGTGCGGGACGACTGGGAGTGGGAAGTGGCACACCTGGAAGGCGCGATCCACATGCCCCTCGACGAGCTGGGCCTGCGCCTCAACGAGCTCGATCCGCATCAGGAGATCGTCGCCTACTGCCACGTCGGCGAACGCAGCGTCGACGCCTGCCTGTTGTTGTGGGAGAACGGCTTTCGGAAGGTGCGGAGCATGACCGGCGGTATCGAAGCGTGGAGCGAGCTCGTCGATCCCACCGTGCCGAAGTATTGA